ACCGTCATCGAGTGAATGCTTAAAAACTTTGTCTTCGATACTCGCCGCCAGTTCTTTGCTGTGAATGAGAGCGATGTCGTCCCAACCGCGCTCCCACGAGTTGAACTCTGCTTGACCGCTGGAGCTGAAGACAACCTCTGAATCGGCGACCATAAATTTACGATGGGAGTAATTCTTCAATTCGAATATCTTTATATTCGGCTCAGAAAGAATCCCTTCGTAGTATTGCCGGTAGATATGCCAGCTTGGCTCGAAGTCGATTCCATCTTTGGAGTTGGTGATCAGACGTATTTTAACGCCTCGCTTAGCGGCTTCGGTCAGTGCTTCGTGGAACTCCGCTACATGGACGTAGGCCATTTCAATATCCAAAGTTTTTTCAGCGCCGTGAATAATAGCCAAGAGGTTTTGTTGCATTTCGCCAGGGCCCCAAGGTGCACCGTGGGTAAGTTTAACAGGCATTTTCCCAGCGACTTGTGCTGCGGGAAAATATCGTTCGACGAGGTCTGCATCGTTGGTGCCGGGCTCCAGTGATTTATCTCTATCAATCCAGCTTTGTAGAAAGGCAGCTTGTAGATTGTGAAGGGCGGGGCCTTGAATCTTCATTCCAAAGTCTTGGTATTCGGGTCGAAGCATTTCAGGCGTGATCACAAATGCAGGTTCGCCAACGCCTGTGCCGGGTGAGAAGGCAGCTTCTCTAGCTGATTTGAGAGACGTGGTTTCACTGGCTTTGGTAAAAGCATCCCAATATGCATCATTGGCGAAGTACTCGTCTCCAATACATGAGGCACCGACCAAGGCGGTGGTACCATCGATGATGATTGTTTTTCGATGTTCCAACCCATGCTCAAGTGGTGAACTGAGCTTCAGATCGATGCCCGCATCTTCAAGACGTTTCAGATTTTTGCGTCCTTGACTCCACGGATAGGAAGCATCGCTCATCCCGGCATCGACCAAGACTCGAATGGCCATTTCAGGATTTTCTCGCTTCTTCTCGATGAGGAGATCCACAAGGTATTGACCGAAGTGTCCACCGTCGAAGGTTAGCATTGCAATATGAATAGAGTCCTTGGCGTTCTTAATCTCGGGGATGACAAATTCGGTAAAATAGGCTCGGTCCAAAGCAACATCGACCTGGTTTCCGACGCTGGTTTTCCCGTAAGCGATCAGGTCACTCGGATTAATAGTGGTGCCCTTGGCAGCCTCAGCACGAAGTTTGAGCATGTGGCTAATCATCTCAGCGCTGCTTTTATCGGTGGGATGATCGACCAGCCGGCCTGTATTGAGGATTAATTGGGAGGGCTCAGCTCGAGTAGCGGGTTCCGCGGTTACACCTAAACGCTTTGAACCAGATGCCGACACCGTCTGCATGTTTTTGCCAAGGCCTTGTAATGGTTGAGCTTTTGGTAGGCTGAGATTGGGTTGAATGTTCTGCAGCATGGTAAAATCCTCGGTTAGGTGTCAGCCATATTATCGGCGGATTTGACCCATGTGTTGCGAGTAATTTGGGGCATTGCGTTAAAGTATCGAGAACCTCCTGGGTTTTGGCTTTTGGTACTGAATGACTGGAGGGTGCGAGAGATGAAAATTCGATTTGGGAACTCACG
The sequence above is a segment of the Deltaproteobacteria bacterium genome. Coding sequences within it:
- a CDS encoding phosphatidylserine/phosphatidylglycerophosphate/cardiolipin synthase family protein, translating into MLQNIQPNLSLPKAQPLQGLGKNMQTVSASGSKRLGVTAEPATRAEPSQLILNTGRLVDHPTDKSSAEMISHMLKLRAEAAKGTTINPSDLIAYGKTSVGNQVDVALDRAYFTEFVIPEIKNAKDSIHIAMLTFDGGHFGQYLVDLLIEKKRENPEMAIRVLVDAGMSDASYPWSQGRKNLKRLEDAGIDLKLSSPLEHGLEHRKTIIIDGTTALVGASCIGDEYFANDAYWDAFTKASETTSLKSAREAAFSPGTGVGEPAFVITPEMLRPEYQDFGMKIQGPALHNLQAAFLQSWIDRDKSLEPGTNDADLVERYFPAAQVAGKMPVKLTHGAPWGPGEMQQNLLAIIHGAEKTLDIEMAYVHVAEFHEALTEAAKRGVKIRLITNSKDGIDFEPSWHIYRQYYEGILSEPNIKIFELKNYSHRKFMVADSEVVFSSSGQAEFNSWERGWDDIALIHSKELAASIEDKVFKHSLDDGACDEVTLASLQNESMWTQIKTAVITFFYNLFANSYRSLVSPHLNDEPRRVMVGPSSSKSKLLPVNSWMQPQDTNVLSPAPSIDSQRSIFR